A portion of the Thermosulfurimonas sp. F29 genome contains these proteins:
- a CDS encoding ParA family protein encodes MKSTPEISDTVILTFCNNKGGVGKTSLAILTVLYALKRNVRTLLIDLDPQGNATRALLPDAVSFEQEGFFGIPQLARLVLDRVPTEDLIRAFRENIVVADGIPFVPNDIRSAIMEKELNSLEAVLFLRKMRGALEDYRLVVVDTPPHLGGFLWSALCASTHVIIPVDLHFFSFWGLRNVLQTIEDARAVNPELKLAGILINRYRKRLRNAHEYLARYEETFGPKLLKNRMPDAAGVEVCIRRRDIRQSYLGKLYERTMRVLQEILERTGVL; translated from the coding sequence ATGAAAAGCACGCCCGAAATCAGCGACACCGTGATCCTCACCTTCTGCAACAACAAGGGAGGAGTGGGGAAGACCTCGCTCGCAATCCTTACCGTCCTCTACGCCCTCAAGCGAAATGTAAGGACCCTCCTCATCGACCTCGATCCGCAGGGGAATGCCACCCGGGCCCTCCTGCCGGATGCGGTGAGCTTCGAGCAGGAGGGATTCTTCGGAATACCTCAGCTCGCCCGGCTGGTACTCGATCGCGTACCCACGGAGGATCTCATCCGGGCCTTTCGCGAGAACATCGTGGTCGCCGACGGCATCCCTTTTGTGCCGAACGACATCCGATCGGCCATCATGGAGAAGGAGCTCAATTCCCTCGAGGCGGTGCTCTTTCTGAGAAAGATGCGCGGGGCCCTTGAGGATTACCGCCTCGTGGTGGTGGACACCCCTCCGCACCTCGGCGGGTTTCTCTGGAGCGCCCTTTGCGCTTCAACGCATGTGATCATCCCGGTGGACCTGCACTTCTTTTCGTTCTGGGGCCTGCGCAATGTGCTTCAGACCATAGAGGACGCCCGGGCGGTGAATCCTGAGCTTAAGCTCGCCGGCATACTCATCAACCGCTACCGCAAGCGTCTGCGCAACGCCCACGAGTACCTGGCCCGCTATGAGGAGACCTTCGGACCGAAGCTCCTCAAAAACCGTATGCCCGACGCCGCGGGCGTGGAGGTTTGCATCAGGCGCAGGGACATCCGGCAATCCTATCTCGGCAAGCTTTATGAGCGGACCATGCGCGTGTTGCAGGAAATCCTAGAAAGGACGGGCGTGCTATGA
- a CDS encoding type IV pilus twitching motility protein PilT: MSGLEEIFLGAEKGAASSTLEKLLSVFDRGASDLHLAQDQPPYARIEGRLEALGDPLGKAEMEEVVSKLMGEDALASLYASRAEVDRTAEVRRPDGTRLRLRLNLALYQGRPFLVARRLREVEGDPRGLGVPEEFLRLLEAPHGLVLVVGATGSGKSTTLAHSLAYLLRNRPKRVITIEDPIEYLIPPGRGLITQREVGMDTESFATALKAAMREDPDVIMVGEMRDAETALAALAAAETGHLVLTTLHARSITEAADRLTGMFPPEAMPAVRYRFSRTFLGGLAQTLPRDRNGRRVLAWEFLRVENDEEREALLRPDGESVLRTLMAERGWRMADVLARLVRSGRLAPEEALRHLNCPSEREALSF; this comes from the coding sequence ATGAGCGGGCTTGAGGAAATTTTTCTCGGCGCGGAGAAGGGTGCGGCTTCGTCAACGCTGGAAAAATTGCTTTCCGTTTTCGATCGGGGCGCCTCGGACCTGCACCTGGCGCAGGACCAGCCGCCGTACGCCAGGATTGAGGGACGATTGGAAGCGCTTGGCGATCCTCTCGGAAAGGCGGAGATGGAGGAAGTGGTGAGCAAGCTGATGGGCGAGGACGCGCTTGCGAGCCTCTACGCTTCGCGGGCGGAGGTGGACCGCACCGCGGAAGTGCGGCGTCCTGATGGGACGCGGCTTCGCTTGCGTTTGAACCTCGCTCTCTATCAGGGACGCCCCTTTCTGGTGGCCCGACGCCTGAGGGAGGTCGAAGGCGATCCGCGCGGCCTGGGAGTGCCGGAGGAGTTCCTGCGGTTGCTCGAAGCGCCGCACGGTCTCGTGCTCGTGGTGGGCGCCACGGGTTCGGGCAAGTCCACCACGCTCGCCCACTCCTTGGCGTACCTTCTGCGGAACCGTCCCAAGCGGGTGATCACCATAGAGGACCCCATTGAGTACCTTATTCCGCCGGGGAGGGGGCTCATCACCCAGCGCGAGGTGGGCATGGACACCGAGAGCTTCGCTACCGCTCTGAAAGCGGCCATGCGCGAGGATCCCGATGTGATCATGGTCGGCGAGATGCGGGATGCGGAAACGGCGCTCGCGGCGCTCGCGGCGGCTGAAACCGGACACCTCGTGCTTACCACGCTTCACGCTCGCTCCATCACCGAAGCCGCCGACCGCCTGACGGGTATGTTCCCCCCGGAAGCAATGCCCGCGGTGCGCTACCGCTTCAGCCGCACCTTCCTTGGAGGCCTGGCGCAGACCCTTCCGCGCGACCGAAACGGACGCAGAGTGCTCGCCTGGGAGTTCCTGCGGGTGGAAAATGATGAAGAGCGCGAAGCCCTCCTGCGCCCGGACGGCGAAAGCGTCCTGCGGACTCTCATGGCCGAACGAGGCTGGCGCATGGCGGATGTCCTCGCTCGCCTCGTCCGCTCCGGACGCCTCGCCCCTGAGGAGGCCCTTCGCCACCTGAATTGCCCCTCCGAAAGAGAAGCCCTGTCCTTCTGA
- a CDS encoding ParB/RepB/Spo0J family partition protein, which translates to MRDREENRESPVDFFDPEDLVAGESPPSGKDLGDPLMRVRRAGSPSDPDPRDEDLASEKDAAPKKTKTTSKETVSGAGHGERKRGRRGKRVGDVIESLLRASIDLPSFLVKGEASVPDAQRGKGMVLMELPIESIEVSEQPRKKFTDIERLAENIRRCGILQPVVVERIASEKGVSYRLLAGERRLRAAKLAEIETVPAVVFCGPLSRETRTILQLVENLQRVDLRPSELGRGLIAVCRRVAESLPEEEVPEAVLRDEREFARWAETLLKNALDRRRKLSPAGEAFLNVLQEVGLTPKQGVYAFRLMRFPEWVRELVDEGKVSISKLENYLRFLDDEEALRRAILEKKAFPPDANRAATVVERLKRAQSVLRRLTRRGMDLDLSSKEEKRLMRLLNELEWLERVLEKALKKKEKRKKP; encoded by the coding sequence ATGAGAGACAGGGAAGAAAACCGCGAGAGCCCGGTGGACTTTTTCGACCCGGAGGACTTGGTGGCGGGAGAAAGCCCGCCTTCGGGGAAGGACTTGGGCGATCCCTTAATGCGGGTGCGGCGGGCGGGTTCGCCGTCGGATCCGGATCCGCGGGACGAAGATCTGGCGTCCGAAAAGGACGCCGCCCCGAAGAAGACAAAAACAACTTCGAAGGAAACCGTTTCCGGCGCCGGGCACGGTGAGCGGAAACGCGGGCGCCGCGGGAAAAGGGTAGGGGATGTCATCGAGAGCCTTCTTCGGGCATCCATAGACCTTCCCTCCTTTCTCGTGAAAGGAGAAGCGTCCGTTCCGGACGCGCAACGAGGGAAGGGAATGGTGCTCATGGAACTTCCCATCGAAAGCATCGAGGTCAGCGAGCAACCCCGAAAAAAGTTCACCGACATCGAGCGCCTCGCCGAAAACATCAGGCGGTGCGGCATTCTTCAGCCCGTAGTGGTGGAACGCATTGCTTCGGAAAAAGGCGTTTCCTATCGGTTGCTTGCCGGGGAAAGGCGCCTGCGAGCGGCCAAGCTCGCCGAGATCGAGACGGTACCGGCGGTGGTGTTCTGCGGTCCTCTTTCTAGGGAGACCCGCACCATACTTCAGTTGGTGGAGAACCTGCAAAGGGTCGACCTGCGCCCCTCGGAGCTGGGGCGGGGGTTGATCGCGGTGTGCCGACGGGTGGCCGAGTCGCTTCCCGAGGAGGAGGTTCCGGAAGCGGTCCTGCGGGACGAACGCGAGTTCGCGCGCTGGGCCGAAACCTTGCTTAAGAATGCTCTCGATCGCAGACGAAAACTCTCGCCGGCCGGCGAGGCCTTCCTTAATGTTCTTCAGGAGGTGGGGCTCACCCCCAAGCAGGGGGTGTATGCGTTTCGGCTAATGCGTTTCCCGGAGTGGGTGCGGGAGCTCGTGGATGAGGGGAAGGTGTCCATCAGCAAACTGGAGAACTACCTGCGCTTCCTGGACGATGAAGAGGCTTTGCGAAGAGCGATTCTGGAGAAGAAAGCTTTTCCTCCCGACGCCAACCGCGCCGCAACGGTTGTCGAGCGTTTAAAGCGCGCGCAATCCGTTTTGCGCCGTTTGACCCGCCGCGGGATGGACCTCGACCTTTCGTCAAAGGAAGAGAAGCGCCTCATGCGATTGCTCAACGAGCTCGAGTGGCTGGAAAGGGTGCTCGAAAAGGCACTAAAGAAAAAAGAGAAGCGGAAGAAACCTTAG
- a CDS encoding ParM/StbA family protein codes for MTERKVRLDEVHALGVDFGRLFTKVATPVGVDLFRSTVLRGDFASLGMRTPAVAPRKGAPIFFRYEGHGYLVGSNLSDDSLPPITKAASKAVPLTLAAVLKVFHDRIVENGGGTIDVAVGVAVPLSEVQSGAETIREMLEGDFSLEYMEHPVRVRIVRVAVTAEGVASYFDRLYSNGYMDRELWGQTVLIADLGSRTTDVALIRPGAVLDWDRSVSVPQGIWDVLEILLRKLSRRLGMLTASEAARVREAVTAGHTRAKIRGEEVSFGEELVEARKQVAEALLHDLETIVREASPDRVLLAGGGVDFFKEEIRAVFGDRAEVIKDPIFSCARGLLVVLRASC; via the coding sequence ATGACCGAAAGAAAGGTGAGGCTTGACGAGGTGCACGCCCTCGGGGTGGACTTCGGGCGCCTTTTTACCAAGGTGGCCACTCCGGTAGGGGTGGACCTTTTCCGTTCCACCGTGCTCCGGGGCGACTTCGCCTCGCTGGGTATGCGCACGCCGGCCGTCGCCCCGAGGAAAGGCGCGCCGATTTTCTTTCGGTACGAGGGACACGGCTACCTCGTGGGTAGCAACCTCTCGGACGATTCCCTCCCCCCGATCACCAAGGCGGCCTCCAAGGCCGTGCCGCTCACTCTGGCGGCGGTGTTGAAGGTCTTCCACGACAGGATCGTGGAAAACGGCGGCGGCACCATCGATGTGGCCGTGGGGGTGGCGGTGCCTCTTTCGGAGGTGCAGAGCGGAGCCGAAACCATCAGGGAGATGCTCGAGGGCGACTTCTCTCTCGAGTACATGGAGCATCCCGTACGGGTGCGCATCGTGCGCGTGGCGGTGACCGCCGAAGGGGTGGCCAGCTACTTCGACCGGCTCTACTCGAACGGATACATGGATCGGGAGCTCTGGGGACAGACCGTTCTCATCGCGGATCTGGGAAGCAGAACCACCGATGTTGCGCTCATTCGCCCGGGTGCGGTGCTCGACTGGGATCGCTCCGTCTCCGTGCCGCAGGGCATCTGGGATGTGCTGGAGATACTTCTGCGGAAACTCTCCCGCAGGCTGGGGATGCTCACGGCGAGCGAAGCCGCTCGGGTGCGTGAAGCCGTAACCGCGGGACACACCCGGGCCAAGATCAGGGGAGAGGAGGTGAGTTTCGGCGAGGAGCTCGTCGAAGCCCGCAAGCAGGTTGCTGAGGCCCTGCTTCACGATCTGGAAACCATCGTCAGGGAGGCCTCGCCGGACCGGGTTTTGTTGGCCGGGGGAGGAGTGGACTTTTTCAAGGAGGAGATACGAGCTGTTTTCGGCGACAGAGCGGAGGTCATCAAGGATCCAATCTTCTCCTGCGCGCGGGGGCTCCTCGTGGTCCTGCGCGCCTCATGCTAA
- a CDS encoding ParB N-terminal domain-containing protein: protein MEMQDVFTEGRDYSFAHYGPSPEGEEDFPEAYEWVPIDEIEVHPLNLKFFHDMPEPAFQSLKASIRESGLLQAGVAEPKEGGGYWLLCGRNRLRACRELGWQKFPVFIRKFRNDYERMLAILAENLDVRPLDASEIASLSRVRERARLALLLEREGGGSSEADEPSFEERLRQVENLIEKLPPEVRMLFDDLPPIVKVEVISSVCACVLGSLEKSDEDRLESFLEEITQGEDEENPQAQKVKEGVEKTLREISRSTEIQRLTQDSEKLQEQIEEYRRRIEDLQDQVEQYENYVRELEGRLNEMDERAQAAEEVDELKRQLDAAQERLRKALNQVRDLVREKEVLEERLRKQEEEIKRKVRDEVHRQLREEKSRIERQAQEKARQEIEEFKKKVFLGRAKDLLQSLWIASAQVKQLQSTSGQIFAEVARVSQHIEEMLEVLPRDMVVQAVEEVGRSINNLLYYLKDAQTEYQRLRRRLGIPNGGNDRHSENHASAQDA from the coding sequence ATGGAGATGCAGGATGTTTTCACGGAAGGAAGGGATTATTCCTTCGCGCATTACGGGCCGTCCCCGGAGGGCGAGGAGGATTTTCCCGAAGCTTACGAATGGGTACCCATCGACGAAATTGAAGTGCACCCGCTCAACCTGAAGTTCTTTCACGATATGCCGGAGCCCGCTTTTCAGTCGCTCAAGGCGTCCATTAGGGAATCGGGTCTTCTTCAGGCCGGTGTGGCGGAGCCAAAGGAAGGCGGTGGCTACTGGCTTCTCTGCGGACGAAACCGTTTGCGGGCCTGCCGGGAGCTCGGGTGGCAAAAGTTCCCGGTTTTTATCCGGAAGTTTCGGAACGACTATGAGCGGATGCTGGCCATCCTTGCGGAGAACCTGGATGTGCGGCCCCTTGATGCCTCGGAGATCGCCTCACTTTCCCGGGTGCGGGAGAGGGCTCGCCTGGCGCTTCTCTTGGAGAGGGAAGGGGGAGGCTCCTCCGAGGCGGACGAGCCCAGCTTCGAGGAGCGACTGCGCCAAGTGGAGAACCTGATCGAGAAGTTGCCGCCCGAAGTGCGGATGCTCTTCGACGACCTCCCGCCGATCGTGAAAGTGGAGGTGATTTCCTCCGTTTGCGCCTGCGTGCTGGGATCTCTCGAGAAAAGCGATGAAGACCGCCTCGAGTCCTTCCTTGAGGAGATTACGCAGGGTGAAGATGAGGAAAATCCTCAGGCACAGAAGGTGAAGGAGGGAGTGGAAAAGACCCTTCGGGAGATTAGTCGGAGCACCGAGATTCAGCGTTTGACTCAGGACTCGGAAAAGTTGCAGGAGCAGATCGAGGAGTATCGCCGGAGGATTGAGGACTTGCAGGACCAGGTTGAGCAGTACGAAAACTATGTGCGGGAGCTCGAGGGACGGCTCAACGAAATGGATGAGAGGGCGCAAGCCGCCGAGGAGGTGGACGAACTCAAGCGTCAGCTCGACGCCGCTCAGGAGCGTTTGCGGAAGGCGCTTAACCAGGTGCGCGATCTGGTGCGGGAGAAAGAGGTCCTTGAGGAGCGCCTGCGCAAGCAGGAGGAGGAAATCAAGAGGAAGGTCCGCGACGAGGTGCACCGTCAGCTAAGGGAGGAAAAAAGCAGGATCGAGCGCCAGGCGCAGGAAAAGGCCCGGCAGGAGATTGAGGAGTTCAAGAAAAAGGTCTTCCTCGGACGGGCGAAGGATTTGCTCCAGTCTCTTTGGATCGCTTCCGCTCAGGTGAAACAATTGCAAAGCACCTCCGGGCAGATATTTGCCGAGGTGGCACGGGTTTCACAGCACATCGAAGAGATGCTCGAGGTGTTGCCTAGGGACATGGTGGTGCAGGCGGTGGAGGAGGTGGGGCGTAGCATTAACAACCTTCTGTATTACCTCAAAGATGCCCAAACGGAATACCAGAGGCTGAGGCGGCGTCTCGGCATTCCCAACGGCGGAAACGACAGGCACAGCGAAAACCATGCGTCCGCTCAGGACGCTTAG
- a CDS encoding DnaA ATPase domain-containing protein, producing MGEEVRVNLGSLHPMLIGAKVEVEDACAVVRVPGAFVLEILQDHPEVSTGVERLLRAEGYRVRNVVFLPGEAAPPPPPDDLRLEEEPSSLRPTGRVFTFRNQTLPVGYTWDRYVVSEFNRDAFEAVVDVTRTVVKRGRADRLSSYTVYSESGMGKTHLVIAAAWEALLSGRNVAYFPGDRLRAFLIEEVLAGKTRLNRLLDPSPNIHLVIIDDLQALMYHVSRRMTGVLCNMLFSIIDTYLNRGIPVLVTTDTPFEHPLYREVPLRVLDRMRLRGFYEIKNRLDPPFVDAYLDTVSETEGVIFEEDLREFLRENLNIRFRNVRQVVSFVEMLVARASSNARERTVTLADARNLCSHYSGQDALEALFRQTLAFLGLSDEDGRTILGSQRVKRRDYNRALNLFCAAAHLRGHSLSEIASFLGKSRESVHARVRKGRNERLLRFLTGENRGGE from the coding sequence TTGGGAGAGGAGGTCCGCGTCAACCTGGGGAGCCTGCACCCCATGCTGATCGGGGCCAAGGTGGAAGTGGAGGACGCCTGCGCGGTGGTGCGGGTGCCGGGTGCCTTCGTGCTGGAAATCCTGCAGGATCACCCCGAGGTCTCGACCGGCGTGGAGAGGCTTCTTCGAGCGGAGGGGTACCGAGTGCGAAATGTGGTTTTCCTGCCGGGAGAAGCGGCACCGCCGCCTCCTCCCGACGACCTCCGCCTTGAAGAGGAGCCTTCTTCCCTCCGGCCCACGGGGAGAGTGTTCACCTTCCGCAACCAAACCCTTCCCGTGGGATACACCTGGGACCGGTATGTGGTTTCGGAGTTCAACCGGGATGCTTTTGAAGCGGTGGTCGATGTGACCCGCACGGTGGTGAAACGGGGACGCGCCGACCGGCTGAGCAGTTACACCGTTTACTCCGAGAGCGGCATGGGCAAGACCCACCTCGTCATCGCCGCGGCATGGGAAGCGCTCCTCAGCGGACGCAATGTGGCCTACTTCCCCGGGGACCGCTTGCGGGCCTTCCTCATCGAAGAGGTGCTCGCCGGGAAAACCCGCCTGAACCGTCTCCTCGACCCCTCGCCGAACATCCATCTGGTCATCATCGACGACCTTCAGGCCCTTATGTACCATGTCTCGCGGCGGATGACGGGAGTGCTTTGCAACATGCTTTTCAGCATCATCGATACCTACCTCAATCGCGGCATACCCGTGCTGGTCACCACCGATACACCCTTCGAACATCCTCTTTACCGAGAGGTGCCCCTCCGGGTGCTCGACCGAATGCGTCTGCGCGGGTTCTATGAGATCAAGAACCGTCTTGATCCTCCCTTTGTGGATGCCTATCTGGACACGGTTTCCGAAACGGAAGGAGTGATTTTCGAGGAAGACCTGAGGGAGTTCCTCCGGGAGAACCTGAACATCCGGTTCCGCAATGTGCGCCAAGTGGTTTCCTTCGTGGAGATGCTGGTGGCCCGCGCTTCGAGCAACGCCCGGGAAAGAACCGTCACCCTCGCGGACGCCCGCAACCTCTGTAGCCACTACAGCGGACAGGACGCTCTGGAGGCGCTTTTCCGTCAAACCCTCGCCTTTCTGGGCCTTTCCGATGAGGACGGCCGAACCATCCTCGGAAGCCAGCGGGTAAAACGGCGAGACTACAACCGGGCCCTGAACCTTTTCTGTGCGGCAGCGCACCTTCGGGGACACTCCCTCTCCGAGATCGCCTCTTTCCTCGGCAAGAGCAGGGAAAGCGTGCACGCCCGTGTCCGCAAGGGACGCAATGAGCGTCTCCTTCGTTTTCTGACCGGTGAAAACCGCGGAGGGGAATGA